Genomic window (Paenibacillus sp. PK3_47):
TGCTCGGTGTAATCGGTGAACGTTCCGGTATTGCCCGCCGGGGGCTTGTGCTGTCATCCTTGACCAAGCTGAAGCAGATCTGCGATCATCCGCAGCTGTTCAGCAAAGAAGAAGGCCGGAGTACGCGCAGTGACCAGTCGGGCAAAATGGAAGTGATGTACGAGGTGCTGGACAGCATTTCCGAGCTTGGAGAATCCGCGCTGATCTTCACACAGTATGTGGCGATGGGCGAGCTGCTCGTGGCAAAGCTTGCCAAGCGTTACGGCAAAGCACCGTTGTTCCTGCACGGCGGAATCTCCAAGCGGGAGCGGGATGAGATGGTGCATGCATTTCAGGAAGGTGAGGGACCGGCATTCTTCGTGCTGTCTCTTAAGGCTGGCGGCGTAGGATTGAATCTCACCAAAGCCAATCATGTGATACATTATGACCGCTGGTGGAATCCGGCAGTAGAGAACCAGGCCACTGACCGGGCATTCCGGATCGGGCAGCATAAAAATGTACAGGTACACAAGCTGATCTGCCAGGGAACGCTGGAGGAGCGGATTGACGAATTGATTGAACGCAAAAAGAATCTGTCCGAGCAGGTTGTCGGTTCAGGAGAAAACTGGCTGACCGAAATGTCGAATCATGAGCTGAAGGAGCTTATTGAGCTTCAGGGACAGGACTGGATGTAGGGATAAAAGCAGGGGGACAGGGAGGATCAACAATGGACGGACAACTGAAGCTGAAACTGGAAATACTCCCTGGAGCGGTAAAAGTGACGGGAGAAGCAGGTAAGGCTGCCGCTGACCAAAAGCGGCCTGCAGGGCCTGTTCAGACACTGCAGGCTCCTTGCTGGACTGATGAGCAGAAACGTGAGGTGCTTCATTATATTGCAGAGCATCCCGGTGAGCTGTATGAGCTGCTGCAGGGCAGGTTAAGCGGCGGACTTGCCGGTTATAAGGTGCTGCCGGCGGATGAGGAATGGACGGTTTCCGGTGCTGACCATGAAGCGCCGGACTCTGGCAGGCTGCCGGAAAAGATCCGGCGGCAGCTGGCAGAGGAGCCCCTGCTTGGCTTTGCGCTCCGCGGGTTAGATAAAGAGGAGCTGCTGTCCGGTGTATTTGCGCTTTGGGCGGAAGAGGAGAACGATCCGGGTGAAGAAGTAAAACAGCCGCCGGCCGGCACTCTTGCGGCAGAGCTGGCCCGCCTGGAGCGCAAAGGTCCTGCCGTATCCACAGGGGAATGGCTGGCGGAGGCGGCTGCTGAAGGCTCGCTTCATCAGCCGGGACCCTTGTTTCATGAAATAGCCGCCAGGCCGTTTCCGGCCTCCCCGGTAATTGACACGCCGCCAGAGCGCTGGAGTGATTTGCTTCATGCCACTCCGCGTGCGGAAGAGGGGCTTGTGCTTATTATGCGCCGGGTAGCCGAAGCTGCCGCCCGGAAAGCAGCCAATCTGGATCAATAAAAGAAGGCGGTACTTACAGCTGAATGCCTGCTGTAAGTACCGCCTTTATTGATAATTATGACTCCTGAGGATTTCCGTCACCGGTGCTGCTCTCCTCGGACAGTTCCAGAATTTCCCTGCGCAGGCGGAGCATCTTCTGATCCAGCTCATCGGCAGCGCGCGCAGCTTCTCTGAGCTCTTCGGCAACATGGGCCGGAAGCTGCTTGTCGAATTTATAGTAAAGAATATGCTCCATGCTGGCCCAGAAATCCATAGCCAAGGTGCGCAGCTGAATTTCAGCCTTTACCCAGCGGGTGCCTTCCAGCAGTACCAGCGGGATGGCCACGATAACATGCAGACTCTGGTAGCCGTTCGGCTTAGGCTTGGCGATATAGTCCTTAATCTCCAGCACGCGGATATCTTCGCGGACACATAAATGATCGACAAGACGGTAAATATCCTTTACAAAAGCACACACAATCCGCATGCCTGCAACATCGTGAATGTGCTGCTCCATATTTTCCAGCGTAAACTTGTGTCCCTTGCGCTGCAGCTTCTGCAGAATGCTCTTCGGCTCTTTGATCCGGCATTTAATATGTTCAATCGGACTGAAGCCGTCGCGGACCTGCCATTCGGTTTTGATGATATCAATCTTATTCTCAAGCTCGTTGAGGGCATGGCGGTAAAGCGCCGGCAGTGCTTTGAAATCCTCTATCTGTTTGGCAAAATCCTCATTAACCTGCCACTTCTGCAGATCCTTGACATGCACCTGCAGCTGATTCAGCGTAACCTCTGTACTATCGTATTCTTCCACTGAGACTCTCCCGGGTTTCATTATTTGTACTCCCTTATTTTAACCGATGCAGCCTGTTTGAAGCAAAAAAAAGCACCCGGACTCCTGTGAAGGCTGGAGTGGCCGGGCAGCGGGACCATGCATTAAAGCGTTCCCACGAAATTTCAGGCGGAACATTCTCTCCGCAGCGGCGTATTAGCAAACATAAAGCTGGCTACAAAGGCGTACTATTTGTTGGTAGGCGAGCCTCCATCATACCCTGTATCCTGGTATCCGGTATTCTCCAGCTTTGGCAGAACGCCCAGCTCTTCAATGGTCCTGCGTGTATCGGGTGTCCCGTATTGGTGCAGATGCTGATAGAGCCTGATTGTACCGTCATCAAACTGGCGGACAGCGTCATCATGATCGGCGGATTTGTAGGGCACAAAGGCCCGGCGGAATGCGTATTCATCCTCCTGTGACAGTTCTTTCAGCAGGTCCTGAAGAACGGCAAGCTCTCCCTCGGTGAGGAGGACCTCAAATTCATTGGAGTCATTGCGCACTTCCTGAATCAGCCCGTGATTAACGGAGACGAAAAACGTTTGTTTCTGTTCTTCCGGCAAGATTGATCCCTCCATCTTTCGGTAAGGTTCGCCACGGTCATTTTTACTTATAAATACACAGTACGACAAATAATGAATCTGTCCGGGACATTTGGTATGATAGAAGCACGTTTCCGCTTTTGTACGGATCGTTATGGGGTTATTTGTTCTCACTTTGGAGAAGGAGGAACTACAATGAATTTTTTACAACGGATAAAAGACGGTGCTAACCGGGTGAGTGAAAAAGCGCAAAACTCAGTGGAGATCGGCAAGCTGAATGGGCATATTTCCGATATCGAACGTGAGATGGACATTGAATTTACGAAAATGGGAAAAATCTTTTATGAAGGGTACCGTTCAAAGGATCTTTCTCTGGCTGAAGGCCAAATGGTCGAGCTGTCGCGCAACTGCCTGAGGCTGCAGGAGCAGATCGACGAAATCCGCTTCCGGATTGCTGAACTTAAGAATGAGCGGCTCTGCGAATGCGGCAATGTGGTGGCGCTGGACGCCAACTTTTGCCCGAAATGCGGACGCAAGCTTGTTGATCCGGCACCGAGAAAAGAAGCCGCTCCAGTGGCAGTGCATCAGATCCATGAGGAAGAGGATGAAGAGGATCAATATTACGGCGAGGACGAGCTGACGGAAGAGGAGAAAGAGCTGGCCAAGAGACCTGAGCAGCGTGTGGTGTACAGCGAAGTGCTGTCGATCGATGATGAGCCGCTTGAAGGTTATACCGGAAGCCAGCAGGATACAGACCGCTCCCGGCGTGAAGCCGATCAGCTGGAACGGGAGCGGGAAAGGCAGCTTGAGCTGGACCGGCGCATCCGTGACTGGAGAGCCGGGGAGCCGGAGGAGGAAGCTGCAGCGGCGTCCGGGGAAACCGAAGGTGTCCGTGATCTGGTCAAATGCCAGATCTGCCGTGCCGACCTGCCGAAGGGCTCCATGTGGTGTCCGCGCTGCGGTTCGGAACAGATCTAATCAGGAGTTACAGTCAGCTTAGGGGGACAACATAGATGGAACAGTTGCTGCTGCATCTGCGCAATTTGGGTTTCACGGAGATGGAATCCAAAATTATGGTCGAGCTGGCCACCAAAGGCCAGGCTTCGGGCTATGAAGTGGCCAAACAGCTCGGAGTATCAAGATCCAACGTGTATGCGGCACTGCAGCGCCTGACTCAGCAAGGTTATGTAAGATGCGGCGAAGGGGACCCGGCACGCTACAGCGTGCTGGACCCGGAAGAGCTGGCGACAATGATCTCCGGCAGGGTGCAGGCTTCGCTTGCTTATATGGAGAGTGAAATGCCGCGCGGCGGTCACGTCAGCCCGTCCTTTTATAATGTGGAAGGTGAACGCAATGTTATGGAGGAGCTGGTCCGCCAGCTGAATCTTGCCGGGCAGGAAATTGTGGTGGATGTATGGCGTGAAGAGGCATCGCTGCTGCGCAGCGAGCTGGAGCAGGCCGAGCTGAGGGGCGTCAAGCTGCTGTGGGCTTTTAACGGCGGCAGTGAAGCATCGGCACCGTATCCGCTCTGGCCGCCGCTTGGCGGGCAGTCCCGCAGAGGCGGAGGGCGGAAGTTCTCTTTTGTGATCGACCGCAGCTGGTGCATGCTTGGCATGCGTTATGAAGACGGGAGTGCACAGGCTGTTGTAACCGAGCATCAGGTGATGATCGAGCTGCTCCTGAATCATTTTACACAGGAAATGGTGCTCTTCGAGCTGGAGGAGGACATGGGCTCCGAGCTTATGAGACGTTATGGGGAACGCTACAGCCGTATATTCAGTAAATATGTACCTCAAGAAATGGATGAGGGTAATGATGACCTGGAGCAGGAAGTGCAGAGGGAACCGGCAGATAAGCCGGAGGAAAACTGACTTTGCGCAGGTCGTAGGTCGGGTTGGGGAGGTGAAAGCATGGAATGTATAATTCATTTTGACGTACAGCATCCTGAAGGTCCCAAATCATTGCGCGGGCTGCTGTTTCTGGAACCCGGAAAGGTTCCGACTGAGAGTGAGCTGATCGGGATGTTCAAGGACATGAAATTCGACGTGCGCCTGGAAGACAGCGAGAAGCTGATTTTCAAGCCGGTGAATCCGGGAGCCAATTATTCGGAGATTCGTATTACCAGCTTTGACGGCGGTAAGCCGGGCAGTACCGAAGACCGTGAACTGAAGTCGATTGTCGGCAATCTGCTGCCGCAAAAACCAGCCGGTCTGTAGAATAAGGCATAGGACCAGGTTCATTTGAAGGCGGGAGGAGGAGCACAGGATGAAGCTGCTGAAACAAAAGGTGACCGATGAAGGTATTGTTCTCGGTAAAGGTGTGCTCAAGGTGGATTCTTTTCTGAATCACCAGATGGACCCGTTTCTGATGCGTGAAGTCGGACGGGAGTTTGCCTCGCGTTTTGCCGGAGAAGGCGTGACGAAGGTGCTGACCATCGAATCCTCGGGGATTGCCCCCGGTATTATGACGGCGCTTGAGCTTGAAGTTCCGCTGATTTTTGCCCGCAAACAGAAGTCGCTGACCCTGACAGAAGATATCTATGTGGAAAAGGTCTATTCTTTTACCAAGCAGGAAAGCAACGACATCACCGTCTCCAGAAAGTTCATCGCTCCGGGCGAACGTGTGCTGATTATCGATGATTTTCTGGCGAACGGGGAGGCGGCCTTCGGGCTGGCCCGGATCGTGGAGCAGGCGGGAGGCAGCGTGGCGGGCATTGGCATTGTAATCGAAAAATCCTTCCAGCCGGGCAACCGGCTGTTGAAGGAAGCGGGTTACCGTGTGGAGTCCCTTGTGCGGATCGCTTCCCTGGACGATGGTGTTGTTACCTTTGTGGAAGAGTAGGCCGGTTGAGGGCTGGATATATGGAATCCGGCTGTTGAAACTGGAGAGAGCTGGATAGCAGGTCCCCGTCTTTGTCGGGGGCCTGCTTTTTTTGGGTTAGGAGGTCCGAGGTTGAAAGGGCGTGCGCATGCTTGCAAACGAACTGCCTAATCTTATCGCCGATTGTCTAATGCACAAACTGCAGCAGAATGCCCGAACGTCAGAAATTTGGAGGTTGTGAGTGTATAAAGTGCAGCAGATGATCCGCGCTGAATAAAAAGTATCCGGAATGCGTGCGGCGTTTGCTGAGGAAACCTCAATATAGCGTAGACACACTGAGGGGCTTTAGGCGGAATAATAAGCGGCGGTATGGATGCGCGGGGAGCAAAGTTACTTTCTAGAGGCATAGTACGGCATAGAGCCATAGTGCGGCGCGTTGATCAAACTAAGTGGAATTTCTCCACCTTATTTCTGGATGGAGGCCTTTTTGAAGAGGCTAGTTGGAAAAACTCCACTTAAAATACCGGATTTCATCCTCCGGACGGTATATGAGCCATTTTAACTGGAGAAATTCCACCTAGCGTTGATAAAATACGAGAAATAGCCGAATTAAGCGGAGTTTTTCCAACTAATTATAGTTACTGGGATGATGGTGTACTCCCGGAAGTCTGTAAATTTCCCTACCTCACCAATAGACGGCTTTAGCTGCATAATCTACAACTAAGAACGCCTACAACGTGCGTTAAGGAAGCCTTAGTACAGCGGCGGCACACGGAGGGAGTTTACGCGAAATAATGAGCGGTGGTAAGATGCGCGGGAAGTAAAAGTTACTGTATAGAAACAAAGTACGGCATAGAGCCATAGTGCGGCGCGTTGATCAAACTAAGTGGAATTTCTCCACCTTATTTCTGGATGGAGACCTTTTTGAAGAGGCTAGTTGGAAAAACTCCACTTAAAATACCGGATTTCATCCTCCGGACGGTATATGAGCCATTTTAACTGGAGAAATTCCACCTAGCGTTGATAAAATACGAGAAATGGCCGAATTAAGCGGAGTTTTTCCAACTAATTATAGTTACTGGGATGATGGTGTACTCCCGGAAGTCTTTAAATTTCCCTACCTCACCAATAGACGGCTTTAGCTGCATGATCTACAGCTAGGAGCGCCTACAACATGCGTTAAGGAAGCCTCAGTACAGCGGCGGCACACGGAGGGAGTTTATGCGAAATAATGAGCGGTGGTAAGATGCGCGGGGAGTAAAAGTTACTGTATAGAAACAAAGTACGGCATAGAGCCATAGTGCGGCGCGTTGATCAAACTAAGTGGAATTTCTCCACCTTATTTCTGGATGGAGGCCTTTTTGAAGAGGCTGGTTGGAAAAACTCCACTTAAAATACCGGATTTCAACCTCCGGACGGTATATGAGCCATTTTAACTGGAGAAATTCCACCTAGCGTTGATAAAATACGAGAAATGGCCGAATTAAGCGGAGTTTTTCCAACTAATTATAGTTACTGGGATGATGGTGTACTCCCGGAAGTCTTTAAATTTCCCTACCTCACCAATAGACGGCTTTAGCTGCATGATCTACAGCTAGGAGCACCTAGCTGCTGGCGTGGCACGCCGCAGACACGCCGTCCTGCGTGCCGGCTGCCGCAAGCGGCGAGAGCACGCGCAGCGCGCCCGGCTCGCACCGCACGACCAGCGGCGCCGTGCCGAGCGCCTCGCCGTCGCCGATAGCGTGGCGCGGCGCGGCGAAGCGGACAGCCGCGCTGTGTCCGCGCAGCATCGTCACGAAGGGCAGCCCTACGTGCCTGCCCTTCAGCAGCGTCGGGAACAGCCGCAGCACCTGCGCGCGGCTGCACCCGTGGACGACGCAGACGTCGAGCAGGCCGTCACCGGCCTCCGCCTGCGGGCAGATCAGCAGTCCGCCGCCGTAGCTTGGCAGATTGCAGACCGAGACGAGCCAGGCTTGCTCAAAGGTCTGCTCCTTTCCGTCGCAGGTCACGCTCACCCGGCAGGGCTTGAAGGTCATCAGCGTATGCAGAATGCCGATGATATAGGCGAGCTGTCCGGCGCCGATGGCGTTGCACAGACGTTTGTACGGGCCGTTATTCACATTGACGGCCACCTGGGCATCAAAACCGCTGGCCACGGCGGTCAGCGTGTAGCCGCCTGAGCCGGAGAGCAGATCGGCATCCAGGCAGCGGTTTTGCAGCGCGGTGTCCAGCGCAGCCTCCGTGTTCAGCGGGATGCCGAAGCCGCGCGCCGTGTCGTTGCCGGAGCCGGCGGGGATTACCGCCAGCGGCACTCCCCTGCGCCGCAGCGCGCCCAGCACGCTGTGGATCGTGCCGTCGCCGCCGACGACGATGGCGGCGAGCCAATCCCCGCGGCGTGCGAGCGCCTGCTGGACCTGTGATTCCGCACTGCCGCTGCTGTGTGTGAACAGGGTCTCGTAGAGGACGCCCCGTGACTGAAGCATGCCCTCCACGCTCTCCCAAGTCCGCTGCCCTGCTCCGCCCCCTGACCGGGGATTTACGATCAATAAATACATTCACTTTCCTCCTGCTGATTCCTGCATGTCCTTCTTCCATTGTACGAACTGCAGCGGCAAAAGGGAATCCGAAAAAAGGCAACAGCGCCGGCGGGAGGGGGAAAGCATGAAGTATGAAGCGATCAGTTTGAACCTTGAACTACGAACCTTGATGCATAGGCCCCCACTCCTAAACTAGAATCTCTTCTTACAAAACACAGATGCCACTGGCAGGTTTAATGGCCTATCGCCTACAGGAGGTATACTGGCCTATCGCCTACAGCTGGCGCAGCTGGCTTTCGGCCAGATGGCCTGCCCAGGGCAGTTTATACCACCGGCCGCCCAGTGCATGATAGATCATCAGCAGCCAGACCGCGAAGGTGGCGAGGGAGACCAGGGCGCTGATAAAAGCGCCGATGAGCGGAAGGAAGCCGCAGAGCACATGGACGATCATAAGCGCGCCGAAAGTGATCAGGGATTGCAGGGCGTGAAACAGCACGAAGCGGCTGCGTTTTTCCAGGGCGAGGAAGACGATGCCGCCTATGAAGGGGAAGAAATAGCATATGGCAGCGGCGATATGCTCCGGAAGACCGGTGGATGATCTGAACGGGGACACAGGAAATCACACTCCTTGGTGGGGGAGCCAGCCCTTCCAAGAGCAGAAACAGGCTCATTGGAAGCGGGGCTGCACCCTCCTTCTTCCTTATGAGCCTATGTTTTGTCCGGGCAAAGTATGTGAAAGGAATAGATACTTCCCAGCAGGTTTCCCTCCTGAAGTCAATGCATCTGCCTAACTGTTCATCGCCGGAATAATATACTGCTCTACGAGCCTGCGCGGATGCTTCCACTGTCTTACCGCACTCTCAGCGGTGAAGATGACCGCCGCGTCAAGCTTCGGCAGGAGCAGGAGCTGCTGTCCGCCATGCCCGTGGGCAAGCCGGTAGGGCTGCCCGGACATCGTTCCGTTCCAGAACTGGTAGCCGTAGTCCCCGAAGGCGGGATAACCGGGCGTCTGGGCAGTGAAGGCCTCCTCCAGCCACTGCTGCGGAATAATCTGCTGTCGGCCGTATGACCCGCCCTCCAGCAGACAAATGCCGACTTTAGCTAAATCACGTGAGGTCAGGTACAGTCCGATATGGCCCATGCTGTGACCCTCGGCGTTGGGAAGCCAGGCCGCATTGCCGATCCCAAGCGGGCCGAAGAGATGCTCTCTGGCATAGGTGAAGGCATCAACGCCGGTGGTCTCGCTGAGCATGACGGAGATGAGGTGGGAATCGCTGCTGCGGTATTGAAACCGGCCGAGATGCTCGTCGTCGATCTGCAGGCTCAGCGCATAGGAAGCCCAGCGGCGGCTGCGCTGGAGATTCCGCACCAGCGGTTCTCCAAGCTTCTTGCCGGTAATCCACCGGAAGCCGGCGGTCATGGTCAGCAGATGGCGGAGTGTAATCTCTCCGAGCCGCGGGGAATGAAGGAAAGGGACATGCTTCTGCAGGACCTCTGTGACAGGAGTATGCACTTCCGGCATATGCCCTTTAACGACGGCGATTCCGGTGAGCATAGAGATAAAGCTTTTGGTGGCGGAACGGAGATCATTGAGCATTCCGGCATGAAAACCTCCATAATACCGTTCAAATATCAGTTTCCCGCGGCGGACGACAAGCATACTATGCATTTTAGAGTATCCCTTCAATACAGCCTGATGTGCCTGTTCCAGCTTTTGGCCGCAGACCCCTGCATCCTCAGGAGCAAGCAGTTCGATCACTGGTGCTGTATTGTAAGGCTTGTTGAGCAAAGACAGCTGCTGCTTCATAGCCGACCTCCTTCTTAGCGTATCAAAAGCATGTATTTGTGTGGACATCTTATACAAGTTTCTGCGGTTTACGGATATACTATTTTAACCAAAAGCCGGCTCTTTCACTTGTAGGACTTGTCATAAAATTTGAAAAAAACCATACGCATATTTTACAAGGAAAGGTGGAACTTGGACCGGAATATGATACAATATAACGATAAGGCCCGAAAGGAGTGATTCAGCAAGTGGCTCTTCGGGTAAGTAAAGTGTCAAGATGTCAGTGTGCATTGATATCTTACTCTCAGCCCAAATCACGACGAACCTGCTTCACCGGCAAGGCGGACTTTCAGAACACTGGAACCCAATATGGCGGATAATGCAAGCGACGTAGGTATAACGGTTTCTTGTCTTGCATTTCGAAGTTACGGCGGACTTTTCATCATGCATTCTCTACAACGGAGCATTCATTTTCAATGTTTTGGGAGGGAACTGATCATGGCAAGTAAAGGTCATAACGAAGTCAAGGAAAGTCTACGGGAAATGACACGCATTTTCCGGCCCAAAGATCCCAAGAAATTTGTAAAGGAGTACGTCCGGAAGTATCGGATCACAGGAGGCTATGAAGAAGAGCTGACTATGGTCGTGGAGCATGAGCTGGTAAGAATGAACTCATCGGTCTCCTGATAGAACAGCCAGGATTGTGCTGTGCTTTTGACAATGGCAATTTAATGATTATATCCATGAGGATTCTCATAAACCGTGTCCGGTCGGCGTCTGCCGCAGGAAACGGTTTTTTTTGCGCATTTTTACAGGATTGACAGGTGTTGATATATGAAAAAAGTCAAATGAATTAATAGACACAAATACTGTTGTATGCGCTTTACATGTTAGAGGGAGTAAATGTGTAATCTTTGAAAGCGTTCTTAAACCCTTTAACAACAAGCTTTTTGTTTGATAGAATAAAATTTGTGAACTTGTTGTGAACGATTGACAAAACACCCCCACCAACTTATATTAATAGTGATTGTTATAATTGACAGGAAAATCCTCTAATCTACGAAATCGGGAAAAGCGGGGTAGATCATTGATGAAAATGTGGCAGGCTGGTAAGCGGCTTCTCCCCATGACCGCAGCGCTCGGACTCATTCTCGCCGGATGCGGGCGGGAGGACTTGTCGGTACTTCGGCCGCAGGGCCCGGAAGCAGAGACTTCGTTCGGACTCATGAAGCTGGCGATCACCATCATGATCGTCGTACTGCTGATCGTCTTTGGCATTGCGGCCTATGTCCTTGTCCGTTACCGCAGAAAACCGGGGCAAAACGAAATTCCGGAGCAGGTGGAAGGCAGCTTCAAGCTGGAGGTGCTGTGGACGGTTATCCCGCTGATTCTTGTAGTAGTGTTAGCGGTGCCGACGGTAAAAGCCGTTTTTGCCGCTGGTGATGACCACTCTGGTGATGCCAACGCGGTGAAGGTCAAGGTAACCGGACATCAGTACTGGTGGGAATTCGAGTACACGGATTACGGCATAACTACAGCTCAGGATCTGGTGATTCCTGTAGGGAAAGACATCGCCTTTGAGCTGAGTACGAAGGATGTGCTGCATTCCTTCTGGGTCCCTTCCCTTTCCGGTAAAATCGATACCAATCCTGACGGGACAACGAACCGTTTCAGCTTCAGTGCGCCTAATGAAGGCGTTTACCGCGGCAAATGTGCGGAGCTGTGCGGCCCATCCCACGGGTTCATGGAATTCAAGGTGAAGTCGGTCAGTGAGGCTGCGTTTGAGGAGTGGATTGCCTCCATGAAGGCACCGGCGGTGCTTCCTGAAGATCCGGCGCTTGCCGAGAAGTTCAGATCGGCCTGCCTCACCTGCCATGCAGTGGGAGACCAGGGAATTGCCGGCGCAGGTCCCGATTTGACGGGCATCGGCTCCAGAGAGTCGGTAGCGGGAATTCTGCTGAATGATGATACACGTGAGGACGGGGCGCCTATAGAAGAGAATCTCAAAACCTGGCTTCATGATCCGGAAAGCGTCAAACCCGGGAATCTCATGCCTGATCCGAAAGAAGAGCTTGGCTTAACCGACGAGGAGATTGACGGAATAGCGGAATACCTGGCCGGTTATACCCTGAACTAAGATTTCTGCCATAAAGGGAAGCAGCATATTTGAAAAGGGGGTACGTACCTTGGCTCAAGCCGCGCAATCCTTCAATCCTGCACCGCCTCTAAGGCATGGCCATGCCGTCAAACGTCATACCGGCCTGATGGACTGGATCACCACCGTTGATCACAAAAAAATAGCGGTTCTGTATCTTTGGGCCGGCGGCTTCTTCTTTGGCATCGGCGGGCTGGAGGCTATTCTGATCCGCATCCAGCTGATCAAGCCGATGAATACCTTTCTGGATGCCCAGACCTTTAATGAACTCATTACCATGCACGGGACGACGATGATCTTCCTCGGTGTCATGCCGATCATCTTTGCGCTGATGAATGCGGTCATTCCGCTGCAGATCGGCGCGCGCGACGTTGCTTTTCCTTTTCTGAATGCGCTTGGTTTCTGGACCTTTTTGTTCGGCGGTCTTCTGCTTAACCTCAGCTGGATCATGGGCGGTGCGCCTGATGCCGGCTGGACCGCGTATACCCCGCTATCCTCTGCGGATTACAGCGCCACACACGGGGTGGACTTTTATACCATCGGCCTGCAGATTGCCGGCCTCGGTACCCTGATCGGGGGCATTAATTTTCTGGCAACCATTATCACCATGCGCGCACCGGGAATGTCCTTCATGCGGATGCCGATGTTCGCCTGGGCTACTTTTATTACCTCAGCAATCATTCTTTTCGCTTTTCCCGCAATTACTGTAGGGCTTGTACTGCTCACCTTTGACCGGATTCTGGGCGCCAACTTTTTTGATGTGGCCGGGGGCGGTAACCCTGTGCTCTGGCAGCATATTTTCTGGATCTTCGGCCATCCCGAAGTGTATATCCTGATTCTCCCGGCTTTCGGCATTATCTCTGAAGTTATTCCGACCTTCTCGCGCAAGCGCCTGTTCGGCTACAGCTCGATGGTGTTTGCCACGATTCTGATCGCCTTTCTCGGCTTCATGGTCTGGGCGCATCATATGTTCACAACCGGCCTCGGCCCGGTAGCGAACGCGCTGTTCTCGGTCTCCACCATGCTGATTGCTGTTCCGACAGGGATCAAAATCTTTAACTGGCTGTTCACGATGTGGGGCGGACAGGTACGGTTTACCTCTGCCAATCTGTTCGCGGTCGGTTTTATTCCAACCTTCACCATGGGCGGGGTAACGGGCGTTATGCTGGCTTCGGCGCCTGCCGATTTCCAGTTTCATGATACTT
Coding sequences:
- the ctaD gene encoding cytochrome c oxidase subunit I — translated: MDWITTVDHKKIAVLYLWAGGFFFGIGGLEAILIRIQLIKPMNTFLDAQTFNELITMHGTTMIFLGVMPIIFALMNAVIPLQIGARDVAFPFLNALGFWTFLFGGLLLNLSWIMGGAPDAGWTAYTPLSSADYSATHGVDFYTIGLQIAGLGTLIGGINFLATIITMRAPGMSFMRMPMFAWATFITSAIILFAFPAITVGLVLLTFDRILGANFFDVAGGGNPVLWQHIFWIFGHPEVYILILPAFGIISEVIPTFSRKRLFGYSSMVFATILIAFLGFMVWAHHMFTTGLGPVANALFSVSTMLIAVPTGIKIFNWLFTMWGGQVRFTSANLFAVGFIPTFTMGGVTGVMLASAPADFQFHDTYFVVAHFHYVIVGGLVLGLFSGLHYWWPKMFGRMLSETLGKWTFWTFIIGFHMTFFVQHFLGLMGMQRRVFTYLPNQDFDLLNLISTIGAGLMGVGMIIFLLNVFLTSRKPADAGNDPWEDGRTLEWTIPSPPPEYNFKQTPLVRGLDAFWKEKTAGHKAMTPSEPVGSIHMPSATPLPFVMSVGIFIAGLGFMFSRDEFGSAVMSFLFNNYIVTALGLLITFGSMLLRSLYDDHGWHIEPEELEGS